One candidate division WOR-3 bacterium DNA window includes the following coding sequences:
- a CDS encoding ribonucleoside triphosphate reductase encodes MRDMNYMKKRDGRIMPFEISRIENAISKALAAVGVSDQEKVKKISEETYSILKSSQRGYYPEVEETQDIVEKKLFENNEYDAAKAYILYREQHKSLRDVRKSLLDVVDTLDSYVQQSDWRVNENSNSDYSFSGLLLHAAGSVVANYTLNKIYPPEVSYAHRHGDIHIHDLSMGIAGYCAGWSIRNLLTQGFGGVEAKVSAQPPRHLLSALGQIVNFLGTAQNEWAGAQAFSSFDTYLAPYVRFDNLNYQQVKQAIQAFVFNLNVASRWGGQTPFTNLTFDWVVPEDLKDQSVQIGTEFTDFVYGDFQKEMNIINKAFIEVMMEGDSTGRIFTFPIPTYNITRDFDWEDENVDLLFELTAKYGIPYFQNFVNSSLKPSDVRSMCCRLQLDIRELKNKTGGLFGSGEQTGSIGVVTINMPRIGYLSSNEDEFFKRLSSVMNIARDSLEIKRKIVEKNMEKGLFPYTKVYLGTLENHFSTIGLVGMNEAVLNFMGPENDISTPKGKAFAARVLDFMREKLMSFQQQTGSMYNLEATPAEGASYRLPKIDKKMFRNIITSGSENPYYTNSSLLPVDFSQDVFEVLEHQEELQTKYTGGTVLHIFLGESGDSSSIKNLVRKVAYGYTLPYFTISPTFSVCPVDGYIKGKVETCPKCGRETEIYSRVVGYYRPVKNWNKGKKEEFSERITYKVEKDSRQNTDESKRRDNTKMAAVPA; translated from the coding sequence AAAGAGACGGCAGGATTATGCCGTTTGAGATTTCGAGAATAGAAAATGCTATAAGCAAAGCTCTTGCAGCCGTCGGAGTGTCTGACCAGGAAAAGGTAAAGAAAATTTCCGAAGAGACCTATAGTATTTTGAAATCATCTCAGAGAGGATATTATCCTGAAGTCGAAGAAACACAGGATATAGTCGAGAAAAAACTTTTTGAAAACAACGAATACGACGCCGCGAAAGCATACATACTCTACAGAGAACAGCATAAAAGCTTAAGAGACGTCAGAAAATCTCTGCTCGACGTCGTAGACACACTCGACAGTTACGTCCAGCAGAGCGATTGGCGTGTCAACGAAAATTCCAACTCGGATTACTCCTTTTCCGGGCTTCTTCTTCACGCCGCTGGAAGCGTGGTCGCAAATTACACTCTAAACAAAATATACCCGCCGGAAGTGTCCTATGCTCACAGGCATGGGGACATACACATCCACGATCTTTCGATGGGGATTGCTGGGTACTGCGCGGGTTGGTCGATAAGAAACCTCTTGACCCAAGGTTTTGGCGGGGTAGAAGCCAAAGTTTCCGCCCAACCTCCCAGGCATTTACTCTCCGCTCTCGGTCAGATAGTTAACTTTTTGGGCACAGCTCAAAACGAGTGGGCCGGAGCGCAGGCTTTCAGCTCTTTTGACACGTATCTTGCTCCTTATGTCAGGTTTGACAACCTCAATTACCAGCAAGTTAAACAGGCTATACAGGCGTTTGTATTCAACCTCAACGTGGCTTCAAGGTGGGGAGGGCAGACCCCTTTCACTAACCTGACTTTTGACTGGGTTGTCCCCGAAGACTTGAAAGACCAGTCCGTTCAGATAGGCACCGAATTCACGGATTTCGTATACGGAGATTTTCAAAAAGAGATGAATATCATCAACAAAGCCTTTATAGAAGTGATGATGGAAGGCGACTCGACAGGCAGAATATTCACTTTTCCCATCCCCACATACAACATAACAAGGGATTTCGACTGGGAAGATGAAAATGTCGATTTGCTATTTGAATTGACTGCAAAATACGGAATTCCCTATTTCCAGAATTTCGTAAACAGTTCTCTTAAACCCTCCGATGTAAGATCCATGTGTTGCAGGCTGCAGCTCGATATAAGAGAGCTCAAAAACAAAACAGGAGGACTTTTCGGAAGCGGAGAGCAAACCGGATCCATAGGCGTAGTGACTATCAATATGCCGAGAATTGGATACCTTTCGTCGAATGAAGATGAATTTTTTAAAAGACTGTCGTCTGTCATGAATATTGCCAGGGACAGCCTTGAAATAAAGAGGAAAATCGTGGAAAAAAACATGGAGAAAGGGCTTTTTCCCTATACTAAGGTTTATCTGGGTACGCTCGAAAATCATTTCTCTACCATAGGGCTGGTAGGCATGAATGAAGCCGTGTTGAATTTCATGGGTCCTGAAAACGATATTTCGACGCCCAAAGGCAAAGCTTTTGCGGCAAGAGTTCTGGATTTTATGCGCGAAAAACTGATGTCGTTCCAGCAGCAGACTGGTAGTATGTACAATTTAGAAGCCACTCCTGCCGAAGGAGCATCTTACAGACTGCCGAAAATAGACAAGAAAATGTTCAGAAATATAATAACCAGCGGAAGCGAAAACCCATACTATACTAACTCAAGCCTTCTTCCGGTCGATTTTTCTCAGGACGTATTTGAAGTTTTAGAGCATCAGGAAGAACTGCAGACAAAATACACCGGTGGAACCGTCCTGCATATATTTCTTGGAGAGAGTGGCGATTCATCCAGCATTAAAAACCTTGTAAGAAAGGTCGCCTACGGATACACTTTACCTTACTTCACCATATCACCGACCTTTTCTGTGTGCCCTGTAGACGGTTACATAAAAGGGAAAGTCGAAACCTGCCCTAAGTGCGGCAGAGAGACAGAGATTTACAGCAGAGTCGTTGGGTACTACAGACCGGTGAAGAATTGGAACAAGGGCAAAAAGGAAGAATTTTCGGAGAGGATCACATACAAGGTCGAAAAAGATTCGCGGCAAAATACCGACGAATCCAAGCGGAGAGATAACACAAAAATGGCTGCTGTCCCTGCGTGA